From one Eucalyptus grandis isolate ANBG69807.140 chromosome 9, ASM1654582v1, whole genome shotgun sequence genomic stretch:
- the LOC104419141 gene encoding transcription and mRNA export factor ENY2: MRHSVNRPPTPDAAEDEEKEPTLQEIINIKLIESGEKERLMELLRERLTECGWKDEMKALCRAFIKKKGRNNVTVDDLVHVITPKGRASVPDPVKADLLQRIRTFLNSVI, from the exons AT GAGGCATTCGGTGAATCGCCCCCCGACGCCAGATGCAGCTGAGGATGAGGAAAAGGAGCCGACCCTCCAAGAGATTATCAACATCAAG CTGATAGAAAGCGGAGAGAAGGAACGTCTGATGGAGCTGTTGAGGGAAAGGCTTACTGAGTGCGGTTGGAAAGATGAAATGAAAGCGCTTTGCAG GGCTTTTATAAAGAAGAAAGGTAGAAACAATGTCACTGTGGATGATCTCGTACATGTCATTACACCTAAGGGAAGAG CCTCTGTACCCGATCCTGTGAAGGCTGATCTGCTGCAAAGAATTCGTACATTCCTCAATTCAGTTATATGA